The DNA window GGTTTGTCGCCCCGAACAAGGCAGAGCAGCAACTGTCCGATGCGCTGGCCAGCGGCGACGCCGAGACCATCGCACGGGCCGAACGCGCCGTGCGCAACGCCCGCTACTACGACCAGGCCCGCCAGTTCGCGCGCATGGTGGCCGAACACAGCAACCGCCAGTCCCCGGCCAATCGCCTGTATATCTGCACCGGCGGCGGCCCCGGCATCATGGAAGCCGCCAACCGCGGTGCGCATGACGCAGGCGCACTCAACATCGGGCTGAACATCACCCTGCCGCACGAACAAAGCGGCAACCGGTTCATCACGCCTTCATTGAGTTTCAAGTTCCATTATTTTGCGCTGCGCAAGATGCATTTCATGATGCGCGCCAAGGCCTTGGTAGCCTTTCCCGGCGGTTTTGGAACCATGGACGAATTGTTTGAAGTGCTCACCCTGGTGCAAACCGGCAAGACCAAGCCGGTGCCCATCATCCTGTTCGGCACGCAATTCTGGAAGCGGCTGATCAACCTCGATTTCCTGGTCGAGGAAGGCACGATTTCCCCCGAGAATCTGGGCCTCTTTCGCTACACCGACGACCCGAAGGAGGCCTGGGAAATGATTCGGGAGTTTTACCAACTCGCGTAAAAAACGGCTCAGTGCCTTTTGCGGCGCTTGCGGTTCGCGGACCCTGGCACGGCAGCGGTGGCCGCGACTTCCTTGCTTTTGCCCAGGCGTGATTCCTTGCCTTGCACCAGGCGGCTGATGTTCTCTTTGTGGCGCCAGGCCAGCAAGGCCGACATGGCGATGATGGCGACCACGGTGACGCGGTCCGTGGACCACAGCATGCCGCCCGCCAGCACATACACCAGCGGCGCCAGCAACGCCGCAGACAGCGAAGCCAGGGATGAATAACGCGACACCGCTGCCACCACCAGCCAGGTCAGCGCAGTGAACAGGCCCAGCCAGGGGCTGATGCCGACCAGCACGCCCAGTGCCGTGGCAACGCCCTTGCCGCCCTCGAAGCGAAAAAACACCGGCCACAGGTGCCCAAGGAATGCGGCCAGCCCCGCCATGGCCACGGCGCCCTCACCCAGGCCATAGGGCTCGCCAAACCAGCGCACCAGCACCACGGGCAACCAGCCTTTGATGGCATCGAGCAGCAGTGTGATCACGGCGGCGGCCTTGCTGCCCGAGCGCAGCACGTTGGTGGCACCCGGGTTCTTGCTGCCGTAGGTGCGCGGGTCGCTCAGGCCCATGGCGCGCGTCACGATGACGGCAAAAGACAGCGAGCCCAGCAGGTAAGCCGCCAGCACGACACAAACAGAATAGACAACGGGCACGAAAAATTCTCCAGATCACAGCAAACGGCCATGCCAGGACGGCACGGAGGCGGCGCTCATTCTGCCAGCCTATTCGGCCAGCGCACACTGCACAGGCTGCGCGCCCAGCAAGCGCACGCACACCTGCGGATCGAGCTGCACCAGGTAGCCCCGGCGCCCGCCGTTGATGGCGATGCGCGGGAGTTGCAGGATGCTTTCCTCGATGTACACCGGCATGTCCCGGCGGGTGCCAAAGGGAGAGGTGCCGCCAATAAGGTAGCCACTGTGGCGATGGGCCACCTCGGGCGTGCAGGGCTCGACCGACTTGGCGCCCATCTGGCGTGCCAGGTTCTTGGTGGAAACCTTGCAGTCACCGTGCATCAGCACGATGAGCGGCTTGGCGTCCTGGTCCTGCATCACCAGGGTCTTGACGACGTGGTGTTCATCAAGACCCAGGCAGGCGGCACTGTGCGCAGTACCGCCGTGGTCCACGTACTCATAGGGGTGACCGGTGAACTCGACCTTGTGCGCCTTGAGCATTTGCGTGGCAGGGGTTTCGCTCACATGGGCGGTTTTGCCGTCTTTTTTGGCCATGAAAATTCAAATTTAATAGCTATTAGCGCTTTATCTATAAGCGCTAGAGCCCATTTTCCATCATATTTTCATTAAAGCGCCGGATCGCCCAGCTCCCAGCGAATGGCGTCGATGGCGGCCAGCAACTCCGGCGAAAGAGTCGCTCCCCAGGCGTCCAGATTTTCATCCAGCTGCGCGAGCGATGTCACGCCGATGATGGTGCTGGCTACCTGCCACTTGGTATAGCAAAAAGCCAGCGCCATCTGCGTGGGGCTCAAGCCGTGGTCGCGGGCCAGCTGGTTGTAGCGGCGTGCGGCCGCCAGCGCCTCAGGGCGGCCCCAGCGCTGTTTGCGCACCTGCTCGTAGCGGGCCATGCGCGCGCCCTGCGGGGCATCGGGGCCAGTCGTGCCGCTCTGGTCAAACTTGCCGGTCAGCAGACCAAAGGCCAGCGGCGAATACGCCAGCAGCGACACGCCCAGCCGGTGGCAGGTTTCATCCAGCGCGTTCTCGTAGCTGCGGTTGACCAGGCAATAAGGGTTCTGCACCGAGGCCACACGTGGCAAGCCATGCTGCTCGGCCAGACGCACAAATTCGTGCACGCCATAGGGCGTTTCGTTCGACAAACCGATGGTTCGCACCTTGCCCGCCTTGACCAGCCCGGCCAATGCTTCGAGTTGCGTGTGGATCGGCGTTTGCGAGGTCTCCTTGGCCGGGTCGTAGTACTTGATACCAAACGCGGGCACGTGTCGCTCAGGCCAGTGGATCTGGTAGAGGTCGATCACATCGGTCTGCAGGCGGCGCAGGCTGGCCTCGCACGAGGCCACGATGTCGGCCGCCGTCATGCCTTGGCCTTCGCGAATCCAGGGCATGCCGCGCGAGGGGCCGGCCACCTTGGAGGCCAGCACCACCTTACCGCGCGTGCCGGGGCGCTGGGCAAACCAGTTGCCGATGATGGCCTCGGTGGCGCCAAAGGTCTCGGCGCGGGCGGGCACGGCGTACATCTCTGCGGTATCGATGAAGTTCACGCCCCGCTCCAGCGAGCGGTCAAGAATGCAGTGGGCATCCTGTTCGGTCACCTGCTCGCCAAAGGTCATGGTGCCCAGGCAGATGGGGGTGACGTGCAGGTCGCTTTGGCCCAGTGGAATCGTTTTCATGCGGTCTCCGTTGACAAGCGCGCCAGTTTACGGCGCCAGCGCTGCGGCTGCTGGGCAGGGCTTATCTCCGGCCCAGCCGCAAAAATTGTCCCGGGATTGACATCAACAAAGCAAATGCTTGGTAATAATAAAACCCATGTACCAGACCGCCTACACCTCACGCAGCGAATTCGTGCCCATCCGCCAGCTCAGCTACCATGTGCGACTGTGGGGTCCCGAAACCTCCAGCCTTCCGCCCCTGGTGCTGGTGCATGGCTGGATGGACGTGGCCGCCTCGTACCAGTTTGTGGTGGATGCCTTTGGCGCGGCCTTCATGCAGGGACGGCGCATCATTGCCCCCGACTGGCGGGGGTTTGGCCAGACGGCGCCGCCCTCACCGACCGACCATTATTTTTTTCCAGACTACCTGGCCGACCTCGACCAGTTGCTCGACCACTACGCTGGCGACACCCCGGTCGACCTGGTGGGCCACAGCATGGGGGGCAGCGTCGTCATGTTCTACGCCGGTGCACGGCCCGGGCGCATTCGCCGCCTGGTCAACCTGGAAGGCTTTGGCATGCCCGACAACCAACCCGCCAAGGCCCCGGCGCGCTATGCCGAGTGGATGGACCAGCTCAAGGCCTTGCAGCGCGGCGAGATGGCGCTCAAGACCTATGACAGCGTGGACGGCGTGGCCCGGCGCCTGATGAAGACCAACCCCCGTCTCTCGCAAGACAAGGCCGACTGGCTGGCCCCGCACTGGGCCCAGCCCGATGCCCAGGGGCAATGGCACATCCTGGGCGATGCGGCGCACAAGATCACCAACGCACAGCTGTTTCGCCTGGAAGAGGCGCTGGCCCACTACGCCGCCATCACCGCGCCCACCCTGGCCATCGAAGCCAGCGACGACAGCCTGGGGCTGTGGTGGAAAGGCCGGTACACGCTGGAGCAGTACCACGAGCGGCTCCAGTCGGTACCTGACTGCCGCACCGCCATGGTGCAAGACGCCGGTCACATGCTGCACCACGACCAGCCGCAGGCCGTGGCGGCTTTGATCGAATCCTTTCTGGCGTAACGGAAATACCCATTCACCGCAGCAGCCAGCGCCTGATACCTGTTGCGCACGGAGTTCGCCGTGTAGCACTCAACGCTGCAGCAGCGTCCGCAACCCTTGATGCTGCGCTCATCGCCCACGACCAGCATGGTGAACGCAGGCTCATGATTTGGGCGATCGTGGTGTTGGTTCCATCAGACCAGCCCTGACCATTCACACCGTCTGTCCAATAGCGCTCATATCCAACACCTCACAAGCCCCCGCCAGGAACGGCATACTGGCGCATGAGCGCTGCCATACACCCTCCCCCTCCATTGGGCTTTCCAAATGCAGCCCGCATCGTAGGTTTGGGTGCCTCGGCTGGTGGTTTGTCGGCGCTAGAAAAATTCATTTCCCAGGTGCCCACAGGCAGCGGTTTCGCGTATGTAGTGGTGCAGCACATGGACCCCACGCACGAGGCCCTGCTCAGCACCCTGCTGCAGCGCGTAACCTCCATGCCGGTGCGCGAAGTGACCGACGCCATGGCTGTACAACCCGATGGCGTGTACGTCATTCCCCCTGGTTACGAGATGACCGTGGGTGGGGGCCATCTGCGCTTGGTGGCCGTACACCCACCCCGGGGTCGACGGCTCGCAATCGATGTGCTGCTCCGTTCGCTGGCGCGCGACCAAGGCCCGCAGGCCATTGGGGTGGTGCTCTCAGGTATGGGTGCAGACGGCACGCTCGGGCTCAAGGAAATCAAACGCCGGGGTGGCCTGACGCTGGCGCAGCAGCCCGAATCGGCCCAATTCGACTCGATGCCCAAAAATGCCATCGCCTCGGGCTGCGTCGATATTATTGCGCTGCCCGAGGCGATGCCGGCCTGCATCGCCCGCGCGGCAGCACGCGAAGCGGCTCCCCCGGCGCCGCAGCGCCCGGACGAAGGGCAAACCGATGCGCTGGGCGCCATACTGCTCCTGCTGCGCAACCACTGCAAACATGATCTTTCGCTCTACAAAGTCAGCACCTTGCAGCGGCGCATCGAGCGGCGCGTAGCGGTGCACAAGCTCGATTCGATGCCAGCCTATGCGCAGTTTTTGCAGAACAACCCGCAAGAGCTGGACCTGCTGTTCGCGGAGGTATTGATCGGTGTGACCCACTTCTTTCGAGACCCGGACGTATGGATCGATTTGAAGGAGACGGTACTGCCGCGGTTGCTTGCACAGCGCACGGATGATGCCCCCCTGCGCGCCTGGATCGTTGGCTGCTCGACCGGCGAAGAGGCCTATTCGCTGGCGATGGTGTTCAGGGAAGTGGTGGACGCACAGCCGCAAATCCCGCACCGCACGCTGCAGATATTTGCCACAGACCTCAGTGCAGACGCCATTGCCGTGGCCCGTAATGGGCTGTACCCCGCCAAGGCGGCACAGGGCATGGCCCCCGATCGTGTTGCGCGCTTCTTCCACGCGCAAACAGGGGGCCTGCTGATCGACAGATCCATCCGTGACATGGTCCTGTTCGCCAGGCACGATGTCATCCTCGATCCACCTTTTACCCGCCTGGATCTTCTGGCCTGCCGCAATGTGCTGATCTATTTCAACACCGTGCTGCAGCAGCGCCTGATGCCGCTCTTTCACTACAGCCTGCGCCCCGGTGGCGTGCTCTTACTGGGCGGGTCGGAGACGGTCGGGCGCTCGCAATCACTGTTCACGCCACTGAGCCCAAAGTCCAGGCTGTACCGACGCACCGACCACGCCTTGAACGCGGGTGCTGTCGATTTTCCCGTCAACCGCCACAGGGCATCCCACAAGTCAGAGCAGGAAAACCACGTGCCTACACCCTTTACGCACACCACCAACCTCCAGACCCTGGCCGACCAAATGCTGCTGCAGACGTTTTCGCCGCCGGCCGTGCTCGTCAATGAGGCCGGTGACATTCTCTATATCAGCGGCCGAACCGGCCGCTACCTCGAACCCGCAGCAGGCAAGGCCAACTGGAATATCCATGTGATGGCGCGCCCGGGCCTGCGCACCCAGCTGGCCGTGGCCCTGCGCCAGGCCTTCCGGGAAAAAACGGCAGTGGAACTGAGCGGCCTGCAGATTGAGGAAGACACGCCGCGCACCGTCAACGTCACCGTGCAGGCGGTGCAAGAACCCAAGGCGCTGCAAGGCATGGTGATGGTGGTGTTTCGCGAGGTGGCCGCACCCCGGGCATCGCGTGCCAGGAAAGGCCAGACGCAGGCACCGCTGGACGACAGCTTGCGTCAAGAACTGGAGCGAGCGCATGAGGAGATTTCCGCGCTGCGCAAGGAAATGCTGGCCTCCAAGGAGGAACTGCAGGCCACCAACGAAGCCCTACAGTCGGCCAATGAAGAACTGCAGTCGGCCAACGAGGAGCTGACCACCTCCAAGGAAGAAGCGCAGTCGATGAACGAGGAACTGCAGACCATCAACAGCGAACTGCAAACCAAGCTCGACGATCTGGCACTGGCCCAGAGCGACATGCAGAACCTGCTCAACAGCACGGACATCGCCACACTGTTCCTTGACAACGACCTGAACGTGCGCCGATTCACAGAAAAAGCCACCGGCATTTTTCACTTGCGCGAGGGCGACATCGGGCGCCCCTTGAGCGACCTGGCCAGCACCCTCGTCTACCCGCAACTGCACAGCGACGCCAAGGAAACCCTGCGCACGCTCACCCCCGGACTGCAGCAGATTGCGACCACCGACGGGCGCTGGTTTTCGGTGCGCATCATGCCGTACCGCACCCTGACCAACATGATCCAGGGCGTGGTGCTGACCTTTGTGGAAATCACGGTGGCCAAGGAATTGGAGTTTCGCCTGCGTGAGGGCTATAGTCGCAAATAGGCGGTGCCCTACCGCCAAAAAGGTGCCATGGCTATCCCCCCCAAAAAACCGAACAGCTCTACCAACCTGCGCACCATAGCCCAGTCGCGTCTGGGCCGCTCCGTCAATCTGCGCGAAACCAATGCCAGTGCCTCTGAGGCCTTGGGCGTGCTCTACGAACTGGCGCTATCTCCCAAGACGGCGCCCGGCGCACTCGCTCTGCTACATGAGTTGCAGGTCCATCAGGTCGAACTGGATCTGCAAGCCGAAGAACTGCGCACGGCAACAGCCACCCTGGAGGCCGAGCTCGCGCGCCAAATGCAGCGCTACGACAAATCCCCAGCGGGCCACTTGATCTTGGACAGCCATGGGCGTGTGGCGGATGTCAACCTGACCGGTGCGCAGCAGTTAGGGGCCGAGCGCGAACTTGTGCGGGGACAAAGACTGGACCACTTCCTGACCCCGCAAAGCGCCATCGCATTGCAAGCCTTGCTGGCCCGCGCCGGACAAGGCCACGCATCGAGCGAGCTGACCCTCGTGGCGCGCCCTGACAGCGATGCCAAGGCACGCACAGTGTGCGCATCAGCGCGGATCGATCCCGCCGGCCTTGGCATCTTGCTGGCTTTTCTCGACATGCCGACACGCTGAAAGAAAGCGCCCTCGTTGTCAGGCTTGCCGGCCCGAAAACCGGCGCAGCGCTGCGCATGAGAAAATCACGGGTTATTTACAGAACACCCAGGACACCATCATGGAAGCAGAACGCATCAACCTCATCGGCAACATCCTGAACGACCTCGCGGAGCGCACCCGTGAGTTACGGGGGTATCTTTGACTACGATGCCAAATTTGAACGCCTGCGCACGGTAAACGCCTCGCTCGAAGACCCGGCGGTCTGGAACGATCCGAAGAAGGCCCAAGAGCTGGGCAAGGAAAAAAAGTCCCTCGACGGCGTAGTGCTGACGCTCGAGCGCCTGACGCGCGAGCTGGCCGACAACACCGAGTTGTACGAAATGAGCGTCGAAGAAGGCAACGACGACGACCTGGAGGCCATTGCTGCCGAAGCCGCCAAACTGCAGCCCGAGATCGAAGAGCTGGAGTTTCGCCGCATGTTCCGCCACGAGGCCGATCCGCTCAACTGCTACCTCGACATCCAGGCTGGCGCTGGCGGCACCGAGGCCTGCGACTGGGCCAGCATGCTGCTGCGCCAGTACCTGCGCTACGCCGAGCGCAAGGGCTTCAAGACCAGTGTGGACGACGAAACGCCGGGCGACGTCGCCGGTATCAAGGGCGCGACCATCCACATCGAAGGCGAGTACGCCTATGGTTTGCTGCGCACCGAGACCGGCGTGCACCGCCTGGTGCGCAAATCGCCGTTCGACAGCTCCGGCGGGCGCCACACCAGCTTTGCCAGTGTGTTTGTCTACCCTGAAATCGACGACTCGATCCAGATCGACATCAACCCGTCGGACGTGCGCACCGACACCTACCGCGCTTCGGGCGCTGGCGGCCAGCACATCAACAAGACCGACTCGGCTGTGCGCCTGACACACATGCCGACCGGTATCGTGGTGCAATGCCAGGACGGGCGCAGCCAGCACGGCAACCGCGACATCGCCTGGCAGCGCCTGCGCTCCAAGCTCTACGACTTCGAGATGCGCAAGCGCCAGGAAGAGGCGCAAAAGCTCGAAGACACCAAGACCGATGTCGGCTGGGGCCACCAGATCCGTTCCTACGTGCTGGACAACAGCCGCATCAAGGACCTGCGCACGAACGTTGAAATCTCCGCCACGCAAAAAGTGCTGGACGGTGATCTCGACGCTTTCATCGAAGCCTCGCTCAAGCAAGGCATATAAGGAAACCACATGCCATCAATGCGTGACGGACAGGCCCCGGCCACCGCCATCTACCGTGCTGACTACCAGGCCCCTGCCTGGTGGATTGACAGCGTGGAACTCACCTTTGACCTCGATCCGGCCAAGACCCGCGTCCTGAACAAGATGCACGTGCGCCGCAATCCGGATGTGGCCGCACAACCGCTGCGCCTGCACGGCGAGGAACTGAACCTTTCGCGCGTACTGGTGGGGGGCGCTGGCACCTCGTTCAAGATGGACGGCAACGTGCTCGTACTGGAAAACCTGCCCGAAGGCTACGAGCCGGTGGAGCTGGAGATCTTCACCACCTGCGCACCCGAGAAAAACACCAAGCTCATGGGCTTGTACGTCAGCCAGGGCACGTTCTTCACGCAGTGCGAGGCCGAGGGTTTCCGGCGCATTACTTACTTCCTCGACCGGCCTGACGTCATGGCCAGCTACACCGTGGTACTGCGGGCCGACAAGGCTGCGTACCCGGTGCTGCTGTCCAACGGCAACCTGGTCGAGCAGGGCGAGCTTGACGGAGGCCGCCACTTCGCCAAATGGGTCGATCCGCACAAGAAGCCAAGCTACCTGTTTGCCCTGGTGGCGGGCAAGCTGGTGGCGCGCCAGCAGCGCATCGTCTCGCGCGCCGGCAACGAGCACCTGCTGGAGGTGTACGTGCGCCAGGGCGACCTGGGCAAGACCGAGCACGCGATGAACTCCCTCATGGCCAGCGTGGCCTGGGACGAGGCACGCTTTGGCCTGTCGCTCGATCTGGAGCGCTTCATGATCGTCGCCACCAGCGATTTCAACATGGGCGCGATGGAGAACAAGGGCCTGAACATCTTCAACACGAAATACGTTCTGGCCAGCGAAGCCACGGCCACGGATGCTGACTTCGCCCACATAGAAAGCGTGGTGGGCCACGAGTATTTCCACAACTGGACGGGCAACCGCGTCACCTGCCGCGACTGGTTCCAGCTCAGCCTGAAGGAAGGTCTCACCGTCTTCCGCGACCAGGAGTTTTCCATGGACATGGCGGGCAGCCCTTCGGCCCGCGCCGTCAAGCGCATCGAGGACGTGCGCGTGCTGCGCACCGCCCAGTTCCCCGAAGACGCCGGCCCCATGGCCCACCCGGTGCGGCCCGACAGTTACGTCGAGATCAACAACTTTTACACCGTCACCATCTACGAAAAAGGGGCCGAGGTGGTGCGCATGATGCATAACCTGGTGGGCCGCGACGGCTTTGCGCGTGGCATGAAGCTGTATTTCGAACGCCATGACGGCCACGCCGTCACTTGCGATGATTTTGCGCAAGCCATCGCTGATGCCAATCCGCACAGCAGTCTGGCGACCCTGCTGCCCCAGTTCAAGCACTGGTACAGCCAGGCCGGTACGCCCCATGTGCACGCCACTGGCCAGTACGATGCACAGGCACGCAGCTACACGCTCACGCTCACACAAAACTGCGCATCCACACCCGGCCAGCCGGTCAAGGCCCCCTTCGTCATTCCCGTGGAACTGGGCCTGCTCGCACAAGATGGCCGTGCCCTGCCCTTGCAACTGGCGGGCGAAGACGCCCCTGGCGCGCCCACGCGCACGGTGGTGCTGGCCGAACCAAGCCTGTCGCTGACGTTTGTCAATGTCGACAGCGCCCCTGTGCCCTCGCTGCTGCGGTCTTTCAGCGCCCCGGTAGTGCTGGACTGCGACTACAGCGACGAGGACTTGCTGACCCTGCTGGCGCACGACAGCGACGCCTTCAACCGCTGGGAGGCAGGACAGCGCCTGGCATTGCGAATCGCTATCAATGCGATAGCTGATAGCGCCCTACAGGTAAGCTCTAGCGGCCAATTTAATCAAAAAATTCTGCCTGACAGCTTCACCCAGGCGATGCGCGGCGTGCTGCGCCACCCCCAACTGGACGCTGCGTTCAAGGAGCTGGCGCTCACGTTGTCGTCTGAGACCTACATCGCCGAACAACTCGAAGTGGTGGACCCGCAGCGCGTGCATGCCGTGCGCGAAGCCATGCGCCTGCAACTGGCCCTGGCGCTGCACGACGACTGGCAGTGGGCGTGCGAGCAGCACGAACAAGTCGGCGCCTACCGGCCCGACGCCATTTCCAGCGGGCGCCGCGCTCTCACCGGTATGGCGTTGTCCATGCTGTGCCTGGCGGCGCAGCACACGGGCGATGCGATCTGGCCCGGCAAGACGCTGCAGCGCTTCAAGGACGCGGGCAACATGACCGACCGTTTCAATGCGCTCAGCGCCCTGGTGGGCAGTGGCCACGCCCTGGCAGCACCTGCGCTGGCGCGCTTTCATGCGCTGTTCAAGGATGAGCCGCTGGTCATCGACAAATGGTTCGCGCTGCAGGCAGGCTGCCCCGACCGTGGCGGCCACGTGCTACCCATCGTGCGCCAACTCATGCAGCACCCCGACTTCAGCCTGAAAAATCCGAACCGCGCACGCAGCCTCGTCTTCAGCTACTGCAGCGCCAACCCTGGCGCCTTTCACCGGCAGGACGCCGCGGGCTACGTGTTCTGGTGCGAGCGCGTCATTGAACTCGATGCCATCAACCCACAAGTCGCCGCGCGTCTGGCACGCGCCCTAGACCGCTGGAAGAAGCTGGCCGAACCCTGGCGCACCGCAGCCCGCGAAGCCATCGCCCGCGTCGCCGCACGAGAAACCCTGAGCAACGACGTGCGCGAAGTCATCACCCACGCACTGGCCGAATAAGGAGAAACCCATGGCAAAACGAGTCAGCCTGACACGCTATCTGGTCGAACAGCAACGGGTGGACGGGCTCATCCCCGG is part of the Simplicispira sp. 125 genome and encodes:
- the plsY gene encoding glycerol-3-phosphate 1-O-acyltransferase PlsY; this encodes MPVVYSVCVVLAAYLLGSLSFAVIVTRAMGLSDPRTYGSKNPGATNVLRSGSKAAAVITLLLDAIKGWLPVVLVRWFGEPYGLGEGAVAMAGLAAFLGHLWPVFFRFEGGKGVATALGVLVGISPWLGLFTALTWLVVAAVSRYSSLASLSAALLAPLVYVLAGGMLWSTDRVTVVAIIAMSALLAWRHKENISRLVQGKESRLGKSKEVAATAAVPGSANRKRRKRH
- the pepN gene encoding aminopeptidase N; translated protein: MPSMRDGQAPATAIYRADYQAPAWWIDSVELTFDLDPAKTRVLNKMHVRRNPDVAAQPLRLHGEELNLSRVLVGGAGTSFKMDGNVLVLENLPEGYEPVELEIFTTCAPEKNTKLMGLYVSQGTFFTQCEAEGFRRITYFLDRPDVMASYTVVLRADKAAYPVLLSNGNLVEQGELDGGRHFAKWVDPHKKPSYLFALVAGKLVARQQRIVSRAGNEHLLEVYVRQGDLGKTEHAMNSLMASVAWDEARFGLSLDLERFMIVATSDFNMGAMENKGLNIFNTKYVLASEATATDADFAHIESVVGHEYFHNWTGNRVTCRDWFQLSLKEGLTVFRDQEFSMDMAGSPSARAVKRIEDVRVLRTAQFPEDAGPMAHPVRPDSYVEINNFYTVTIYEKGAEVVRMMHNLVGRDGFARGMKLYFERHDGHAVTCDDFAQAIADANPHSSLATLLPQFKHWYSQAGTPHVHATGQYDAQARSYTLTLTQNCASTPGQPVKAPFVIPVELGLLAQDGRALPLQLAGEDAPGAPTRTVVLAEPSLSLTFVNVDSAPVPSLLRSFSAPVVLDCDYSDEDLLTLLAHDSDAFNRWEAGQRLALRIAINAIADSALQVSSSGQFNQKILPDSFTQAMRGVLRHPQLDAAFKELALTLSSETYIAEQLEVVDPQRVHAVREAMRLQLALALHDDWQWACEQHEQVGAYRPDAISSGRRALTGMALSMLCLAAQHTGDAIWPGKTLQRFKDAGNMTDRFNALSALVGSGHALAAPALARFHALFKDEPLVIDKWFALQAGCPDRGGHVLPIVRQLMQHPDFSLKNPNRARSLVFSYCSANPGAFHRQDAAGYVFWCERVIELDAINPQVAARLARALDRWKKLAEPWRTAAREAIARVAARETLSNDVREVITHALAE
- a CDS encoding alpha/beta hydrolase, which translates into the protein MYQTAYTSRSEFVPIRQLSYHVRLWGPETSSLPPLVLVHGWMDVAASYQFVVDAFGAAFMQGRRIIAPDWRGFGQTAPPSPTDHYFFPDYLADLDQLLDHYAGDTPVDLVGHSMGGSVVMFYAGARPGRIRRLVNLEGFGMPDNQPAKAPARYAEWMDQLKALQRGEMALKTYDSVDGVARRLMKTNPRLSQDKADWLAPHWAQPDAQGQWHILGDAAHKITNAQLFRLEEALAHYAAITAPTLAIEASDDSLGLWWKGRYTLEQYHERLQSVPDCRTAMVQDAGHMLHHDQPQAVAALIESFLA
- a CDS encoding aminoacyl-tRNA deacylase; translated protein: MAKKDGKTAHVSETPATQMLKAHKVEFTGHPYEYVDHGGTAHSAACLGLDEHHVVKTLVMQDQDAKPLIVLMHGDCKVSTKNLARQMGAKSVEPCTPEVAHRHSGYLIGGTSPFGTRRDMPVYIEESILQLPRIAINGGRRGYLVQLDPQVCVRLLGAQPVQCALAE
- a CDS encoding TIGR00730 family Rossman fold protein → MEANTQLNERRLADAWEELHSQANNGNPLLADSNRMAFADPEFLFRRETRGIRFQLEMLKPDLGQAEQGIESTVVVYGSARFVAPNKAEQQLSDALASGDAETIARAERAVRNARYYDQARQFARMVAEHSNRQSPANRLYICTGGGPGIMEAANRGAHDAGALNIGLNITLPHEQSGNRFITPSLSFKFHYFALRKMHFMMRAKALVAFPGGFGTMDELFEVLTLVQTGKTKPVPIILFGTQFWKRLINLDFLVEEGTISPENLGLFRYTDDPKEAWEMIREFYQLA
- a CDS encoding PAS domain-containing protein codes for the protein MAIPPKKPNSSTNLRTIAQSRLGRSVNLRETNASASEALGVLYELALSPKTAPGALALLHELQVHQVELDLQAEELRTATATLEAELARQMQRYDKSPAGHLILDSHGRVADVNLTGAQQLGAERELVRGQRLDHFLTPQSAIALQALLARAGQGHASSELTLVARPDSDAKARTVCASARIDPAGLGILLAFLDMPTR
- a CDS encoding chemotaxis protein CheB; this translates as MSAAIHPPPPLGFPNAARIVGLGASAGGLSALEKFISQVPTGSGFAYVVVQHMDPTHEALLSTLLQRVTSMPVREVTDAMAVQPDGVYVIPPGYEMTVGGGHLRLVAVHPPRGRRLAIDVLLRSLARDQGPQAIGVVLSGMGADGTLGLKEIKRRGGLTLAQQPESAQFDSMPKNAIASGCVDIIALPEAMPACIARAAAREAAPPAPQRPDEGQTDALGAILLLLRNHCKHDLSLYKVSTLQRRIERRVAVHKLDSMPAYAQFLQNNPQELDLLFAEVLIGVTHFFRDPDVWIDLKETVLPRLLAQRTDDAPLRAWIVGCSTGEEAYSLAMVFREVVDAQPQIPHRTLQIFATDLSADAIAVARNGLYPAKAAQGMAPDRVARFFHAQTGGLLIDRSIRDMVLFARHDVILDPPFTRLDLLACRNVLIYFNTVLQQRLMPLFHYSLRPGGVLLLGGSETVGRSQSLFTPLSPKSRLYRRTDHALNAGAVDFPVNRHRASHKSEQENHVPTPFTHTTNLQTLADQMLLQTFSPPAVLVNEAGDILYISGRTGRYLEPAAGKANWNIHVMARPGLRTQLAVALRQAFREKTAVELSGLQIEEDTPRTVNVTVQAVQEPKALQGMVMVVFREVAAPRASRARKGQTQAPLDDSLRQELERAHEEISALRKEMLASKEELQATNEALQSANEELQSANEELTTSKEEAQSMNEELQTINSELQTKLDDLALAQSDMQNLLNSTDIATLFLDNDLNVRRFTEKATGIFHLREGDIGRPLSDLASTLVYPQLHSDAKETLRTLTPGLQQIATTDGRWFSVRIMPYRTLTNMIQGVVLTFVEITVAKELEFRLREGYSRK
- a CDS encoding aldo/keto reductase — protein: MKTIPLGQSDLHVTPICLGTMTFGEQVTEQDAHCILDRSLERGVNFIDTAEMYAVPARAETFGATEAIIGNWFAQRPGTRGKVVLASKVAGPSRGMPWIREGQGMTAADIVASCEASLRRLQTDVIDLYQIHWPERHVPAFGIKYYDPAKETSQTPIHTQLEALAGLVKAGKVRTIGLSNETPYGVHEFVRLAEQHGLPRVASVQNPYCLVNRSYENALDETCHRLGVSLLAYSPLAFGLLTGKFDQSGTTGPDAPQGARMARYEQVRKQRWGRPEALAAARRYNQLARDHGLSPTQMALAFCYTKWQVASTIIGVTSLAQLDENLDAWGATLSPELLAAIDAIRWELGDPAL
- the prfB gene encoding peptide chain release factor 2 (programmed frameshift) → MEAERINLIGNILNDLAERTRELRGYLDYDAKFERLRTVNASLEDPAVWNDPKKAQELGKEKKSLDGVVLTLERLTRELADNTELYEMSVEEGNDDDLEAIAAEAAKLQPEIEELEFRRMFRHEADPLNCYLDIQAGAGGTEACDWASMLLRQYLRYAERKGFKTSVDDETPGDVAGIKGATIHIEGEYAYGLLRTETGVHRLVRKSPFDSSGGRHTSFASVFVYPEIDDSIQIDINPSDVRTDTYRASGAGGQHINKTDSAVRLTHMPTGIVVQCQDGRSQHGNRDIAWQRLRSKLYDFEMRKRQEEAQKLEDTKTDVGWGHQIRSYVLDNSRIKDLRTNVEISATQKVLDGDLDAFIEASLKQGI